AAGCTACCAAACAGGCCAACACCGGCCACCATCAAACAAACGGCCACCAAGCGCCCGAGAGTGGTCACCGGATAATAGTCGCCATAACCTACCGTGGTGACCGTGACAAAGGCCCACCACAGAGCTTCTTCCGCGGTATCGATGGCGCTCTCTGGATTCGGCCCTTCGACCAGCAGGATGACCACCGAGCCGAAAATCACCAACATGATCGTGGCCGACGCCATTGAGGCAAAAATGCCCTTGGCCTTGTTGCGAAACAGCATATCCCAGACGATATGCAGCGACTTGATCGCCCTCAGCATGCGAATGATCTGCACCACCCGAATCAGACGCCCCGCATAGAAATAGCTCACCGGGATGCTGGCCAGCAGATCAATCCACCCCCAGCGCATGAACTGCCACTTGTCCTCAGCAGCGCGGAAACGAATCACGAAGTCGGCAAAGAAGAAGCCACAGACGACGAAATCCAGCTTATGCAGCAGATCAACGACATCGGGCGGCAGCTCATACAGCTCCTGTACCGCCATAGCACCGAGTACATAGATGGACAGAATCAGGATCAGAATCTGGAAGGGAGTGAGACGCTCAGGCTGCATGGGATCCATCTACTGACAATAACTGGAACAAGGTTAATGACCATACGCCAGACTCGGTACAGTGCCTAGTTCCGCCTGCGAGGCATACAACCGGGTTCAAGGCTCCAGCGACTCATAGGGCAGACCAACATAATTCTCGGCAAAGGTCGTCAGCCCCGCTTCGGAGCTGGTCAGATAATCGAGCTCGGCGAGTTGCATCCGTGAGTCGAAGTCTTCGCGGTCATGGAAACGATGCAGCATAGACGTCATCCACCAGGAAAAGCGCTCGGCTTTCCAGACGCGTCGCAGACAAGTCTCCGAATAGCGTGGAATCAGATCGCAGCGCCCCTCGTGATAGACCTTGAGCAGTAGCCGATACAAGGTATTGACGTCACTCGCCGCCAGATTGAGGCCCTTGGCTCCCGTAGGTGGCACGATATGCGCCGCATCACCGACCAGAAACAGGCGGCCATATTGCATCGGCTCAACAACGAAACTGCGCAACGGCGCGATGCTTTTCTCCAATGATGGGCCAGTCAGCAGATTATCCGCGACATCCTGCGGTAAACGACGTTTGAGCTCATCCCAGAATCGCTCATCCGGCCAATCCTCGACGCGCTCTTCCAACCCAACCTGAAGGTAATAGCGACTGCGTGTCGGTGAACGCATGCTGCACAACGCGAAGCCTCGCTCACTGCGCGCGTAGATCAGCTCATCGGATACCGGCGGTGTATCGCTCAGAAGACCCAGCCAACCGAACGGATAGACGCGCTCGAAGACCTTGAGTCGCTCTTCGGGAATCGAGCGACGCGAGATGCCGTGATAGCCATCGCAACCAGCGATGTAATCACAGTCGAGGCGATAATCCTGGCCTTCATGGCGAAAGGTCACATAGGGAGCAGCGCTTTCCAGATCATGGGGCGTGACATCTTCGCTCTGGTAGTAACTCGGCGCTCCCAGCGCCTGGCGAGCTTCCATAAGATCCCGAGTGACTTCCGTCTGTCCATAGACCATGACCGAGCTTCCACCGGTATGGGCCGCCAAGTCGACACGCACACGCCGACCATTGAACGCCAACTCGACACCAGTATGGGCATGCCCCTGTTCGTCCATGCGCTCCGCCACTCCCGCTTCACGCAGCAGGTCCACCATTCCCTGCTCCAGCACTCCAGCGCGGATACGACTCAATACATACTCACCGCTGCGCCGTTCGAGCAGAACATTATCGATGCCGTGACGACTGAGTAGTTGTCCCAACAGCAACCCCGAAGGGCCTGCACCGATAATCGCGACGCCAGTCTTGAGCGTAGTAACGGGCTTGGGTGTGGACATAGTCATTACTTTCCTCGGCAGTGATCCGCTGAAACATTGTTGTGTTATTGTATTTTTCAGCATCACCGTTGCTTCAATAAGGCATTATTTCATCTACAAATTGGACTTTTGACGGATACGCCACCCACTTTGGTCGAATGCCGGAGCCAGGGATGACAACAGACGGGGCGCATTGATGAGCCAGTACAGATTGATGAACCAGCACAGCTTGAGCGCCATTCCAGTATTCTCCCTGTATGGCGAAACCGATCACTGGCCAACTCCCGACTTACTGCACTGCGAGTCGATCGCCGAACGCAGCCGCCTGCATGACTGGCATATTCGTGCCCATCGTCATGCGGATTTGGTGCATTTACTGGTGTTGTACGAAGGAGAGGTAGAGCTGGAGCTGGAAGGGGCAACTCACCATGCCTCGGCTCCGCTGGTCATCGTGGTGCCGCCGCTATGCATCCATGGGTTTCATTTTTCGCCCTGCATCCAGGGCCATATCCTGACGCTGGCCGCACCATTGGTAGAGCAGCTGGCCCAGACCCTGCCCGAGGCCTCACGTATATGGCGCCGCGCCAGCGTGCAGGTGCTACCGGAGGGCGGTGCCAGCCAACGGCTGGTGGAACTGGTAAGACATATCGATGGTGAGTACCGACGCCCGGCAGCCGGCCGCGATGCACTGCTCAGTGCGCTGATACAGGCCTTGACCATCGAGGCATCGCGGCTGGCCATCGGCGACCACGACACGACTTCCGTCACCAACGCCCACCAACGTTCACGCCAGCACTTGAGGCGTCTCGAAATGCTGATCGAAACCAGCTTCCGCCAACAACCAGGTGTAGAGGAACTGGCGACGCAACTCGAACTGAGCAGTGCCCACCTCAATAGCATCTGCCGGCAGCAGGCCGGGGCCAGCGCCCTGAACCTGCTGCATCAACGGCTGGTGCTCGAAGCGAGGCGCGAGCTGACCTATACCAACCTGACCATCGCTCAGATATCCGATGGCCTCGGCTTTTCCGAGCCGGCCTACTTCACTCGCTTCTTCAAGCGCCTGACCGGGTACTCGCCCAGAGACTTTCGCAAGCGGCAGCAGACGCCGGGCTAACCCTCCTGACACCCTCCTCACCCAACCTGGACCAGCAAGAAGGTCGTCAACACCGGGAAGGCCAGCAACAGGACCAGACGCACCAGGTCCGAGACGATAAACGGCGCCACGCCACGGAATATCTCGCCCAGCCCGACGTGGGGAGCCATCGCCTTGATCACGAAGACATTCATGCCGACCGGCGGTGTGATCAGCCCCAACTCCACGGTCAGCACAGTGATAATGCCAAACCACACCGGATCGATTCCCAGCGACTGGATGATCGGAAACACCACCGGTACCGTGATCACCAGCATGGCGATCGAGTCCATGAACATGCCGAGCAGGAAGTACATGGCAAGAATGCACAGTACGACCACGAACGGTGACAGTTCCAGCCCATAGAGCAGGTCACTGATCGAGAACGATATCCGCGATACCGAGATGAAGTAACCGAGCGTCTCAGCACCGACCAGCATGAAGAACACTACCGTCGACAACGCCAGCGTTTCCTGCACCGCTGCCCACAGCTCGCGCCCCCTCATGCCCTTGACCAGCGCATGAATCAGCGTGGCAAAGGCGCCGACACTGGCCCCTTCGGTCGGCGTGAAGACACCGAAGTAGATACCGAGGATCATGATCAGGAACACCGCCAGAAACGGCATCAGTCCACCCAGAGAGGCCAGCTTGTCACGCCATGCTGTCGCCTCCCCGGCCACTGCCAACTCCGGCTTGATGCGCATGACCACGCTGACTGTCAACGCGTAGAGCGCCAGCCCCAGCAATCCGGGAATCAAGCCAGCCATGAACATGTCACCCACCGATTGCTCGGTGAGGATGGCGTAGATCAGCAGTGCAATACTCGGTGGTATCATGATGCCGAGGGTGCCACCCGCAGCCAACGCGCCAGTTGCGAGGCCACGGTGATAGCCGTATCGCTCCATTTCCGGCAACGCCACGCGAGTCATGGTACTGGCGGTCGCCAGCGACGAACCGGAAACCGCCGAAAAGATACCGCAGGAGCCCACCGCCGCGATGGCGAGGCCTCCCTTCCAACCACCACAGATCACCCGTGCCGACTGGAACAGTTTGCCCGCCATGCCGGAATGCGCCGCCAGCACGCCCATCAGGATGAACATCGGCACTGCACTGAAGCTGTAGTTGGTCAGCACCTCGACCGGCACCGACTTGAGCATCGACACCGCCGCTCCCCAGCCGATCACCTGGGAAAAGCCCCCAATACCCACCAGCAGCATGGCCAGCGCCACCGGCACTCTGGCCACCATCAGCACCAGCAGCAAGGCCAGACCGATGGCACCGATCATTTCAGTTGCCATCCGCCGCCTCCTGCGTCTGGTCCTGAGACGTCGGCTGAGCCCAGATCATGCCCAGCAGTGCATGCAGCAGGCTACGCAGCCCCAGCAAGGCGCTGAGCAGCGCCGCAGAGATATAGATCGGGCTCAACGGCAGACGTAGATCCTGAGTGACTTCGCCATGCCCTGCGGCACTGCTGGCCGCACCAGACAGCCCGACACAGAGCACCGCTCCCAACAGGGCAAAACCCAGTAGATAGAAGCCATGCAAACGTGCAGTGAGCGATTCCGGCAGTGAGTGAGTAAAGGCTTCAACCACCACCTGACTTTTCTCGACATTGGCCGCCATCGCCGAGAGCAGTGCAAACAGCATCAAATAACTGACCAGTTCCACACTGCCCACCACACGAATGGATACCACACCGTCCGTGAGCCGGTGCAGGTAGCGTGTGGCAACATCACCAATGGTCACCAACAGCATCGCCAACAGCGCTACACCAGCCACCAGTCGACAGATCAAGGCCAGCCACCGGCTGACCTTCTCGATCACTTCTCGCATGAGGGTTACTCGGTTGCTGCGCAACTATCACGCGCGGCGAGCGCCGCATTGTAGACATCGCGCGCCTGATCGAGACCACGCTCCTCGAGCCCTGCCAGGTACTCGTCGATCCCCTGCTGCAACGGCGCTGACCACTCGGGGTCATTGAGCGGGTCATCGACGACGCGAATGGTATGCCCGGCATCCTCGGCTTCCTGACGCCCCTGTTGATCAATGGAATGGAAGACCTCTCCGGACTGCCCTGCCCAGCGCATACCTGAATTGGCATCGATGGCGGCCTGCTGCTCGGGACTCAGGCTCTCCCAGATACGCTGATTCATGGTGGCGACAAAGATCAGGGAGTAGAACGGCACCTGGGTGTGATATTCGACCAGCTCATTGATGCGGAAACCCTTCATGCCTTCCCAGGGGAAGCTCAGGCCGTCGATCACCCCACGCTGCATCGAGGTATAGATATCCGGCGCCGGCATGCCCACCGGGCTGGCTCCCATGTTCTCGAGAATATCTCCAGCGACGGCGGTCGGGCGGCGAATGCGCAGGCCTTCGAGGTCCGCCGGTGTCTGCACATCGGTATCCACGGTATGGATATAGCCGGGGCCAGTGGTGAACATGAACAACACATGGGTGTCGTCATATTCGCTGTTCAACTGGCCGTCGTCATAGAGCGTCTGCAGGACGCAGGCGCCCTGACGCGCATCATCGGCAACACCGGGTAACTCGACGATCTGCGACAGCGGAAAGCGCCCCGCCGTATAGCCCTGCGCAGTGACGCCGATATCGGCAATGCCATTGACGGTGGCGTCATAGATATCATCGGCCTTGGCCAGGGTACCGGAGGGGAACATCTGAACTCGCAACTCACCACCGGAGTCTTCTTCCACAGCCCTGGCCCATTCCTCGAAGATCTCGGTGTTGATGCCGGAGGCACCCGGCCAGAAGTGTGCCATGCGCAGGGTAGTGGCAGCTTCGGCAGACGTCGCTGCCAGTCCGGCAATAGCTGCCGCCAGCAGGCAACTTGTAAATTGCGTTTTCATCGGGGGAATCCTCCAGCCCTTATCTTTATATGTTGGCGTTATAGCCTGGCGAACCTGTGCAGTGCGCAACACACCATGGGCATCTGAGCGCACCACGCAAACGTTCGCATAGTGAACAGCCGTTCGCATTATCCATCAAAAGGTAACTCACCCCCTGGCGCGGCAAAAAGCGACTTTGGTCCAGGGTGCCACTCCAGGCCCGCAACCTTGCTCCGGATCAGACCGCTGCGAAGACACACGACCAAAGTAGTATCCAATACATGATTTATCTAAAATACCACGACGGCACCCACCTGACGGGTAGAGGTGCTCTCTCGGATACCGACCTCCAACCAGGGAAAGTCATGCCTCGCCCCGCCCTTCTCCTCAGCGCACCGTTGCTGGTGTCCATCGCCCAGCCAGGGTTTGCTCAATCAGAACTTGCCCAATCAGAGTTCGCCCAGTCCACCGAACCAACGTCGACCAGTCAGACCATTGAACTCGAACCGATCACCGTCGAGGCCACCCGCCTGACACGCGAGCTCTACACCACCCCTGCCGCCGTATCGGTCATTGATCAGTCACGTATCGCTCCGGGTCAGCAGCGCGTGCGGATCGACGAGGCCCTGACGACAGTTCCCGGCATGTTCATCAGCAACCGTGACAACTTTGCCCAGGGGGCACGGGTATCGATCCGCGGTTTCGGTTCACGGGCGCCCTTTGGCGTGCGAGGCATCACGCTGGTGGTCGATGGCATTCCCTACACCCTTCCGGATGGCCAGGCACAGTTGGATGCTGTCGATCTCGAGAGTGCTGAACGTATCGAAGTGATTCGCGGCCCAGCCGCGGTGCAATACGGCAATGCCGCAGGTGGTGTGATTGCCGTCACTACCGCCGACGGCCGCGGAGAAGGTGACAGCACCACGCGCCTGCATGCTGGCGTGGGCAGTGATGGCTATCGCAAGCTTTCCGTGCAGAACGGTGGTGAGCATGGCGACTGGTCGCATCACATCAGTGCCGCCAGTTGGGAAATCGACGGCTATCGTGACCACAGTGAAGCGCGCAAGACACAGCTCAATGGCCAGCTTCGCCATCAACTCGATAATGATCGCGCGCTGAGCGCCACGCTCAACCTACTGGATAATCCCAAGGCCGAAGATCCCGGCGGACTGACCCTGGAGCAGGTCAAGGAAGACCGTCGCCAGGGCGCCGACTTCACCGAAGAGTACGATACCGGCCAGAGTGTCGATCAGCAGGTATTTGGGCTGCAATACGAGGATCTCGGCTTCGGCCCCGGCGAACTGTATCTCCGAGGTTTCGTCAGTTGGCGTGACTTCGAGCAGCAGTTGCCTTATCCAGGCGACAGCCTGATCGACTACAAGCGCAACTACTATGGCGGCAGCGCCGAGTATCACCAGCAGACCTCACTCGGCAACATGCCCCTCGACCTCATGTTGGGCGTGGATGCCGCCCGTCAGGAAGATGACCGCCATCGCCATGAAATTGCCTTCAGCGGCGAGAATCTCGGCGAGGTTGCCGATGAAACCCAGACTGGCGAGTCCATTGGTGTCTTCGCTCAGGGGGATCTCGATATGACGGATGCATGGACGCTGTCACTCGGTGCCCGCTACGATCATGTCAGCCTCGAGGTCGAGGATGACTATCTCGATGACGGAAACCAGAGCGGGCAACGCAACTTCGACGAGTTCAATGGCAGCCTGGGGGTCAGCTATCGCTACCTGCCCCGACATCAGCTGTATGCCAATACCGGTACTGCCTTCGAGACACCGACCTTCTCCGAGTTTGCCAACCCTGATGGTACAGGCGGCTTCAACCCGAATATCGAACCACAGAAGGCCTGGAGCCGAGAGCTGGGCGCACGAGGCACCCTCGATTGGGGACTCGACTACGACATTGCACTGTTCTCGATCGATGTCGAAGACGAACTGGTGCCCTACGAAGGCGACAGTGGTCGTACCTTCTATACCAATGCCGGCGATACCTCACGCGATGGCGTGGAGCTTGCACTGGGCTGGCAGCCACTGGATAGCCTACGTTTGGACACCGCGCTGACCCTGGCACGCTACCGCTTCGACCATGTCAGTGGCGACCAGGACCTCGACGATAATCGCCTCCCCGGACTGCCGGAAACCACCTGGGTCAATGAACTCACCTGGTTCGGCGACGGCGAGGGCCTGGCACGTCCCTTCGCCAGCCTCGAAACCCAGTACATCGGTGATATGGTCGGCGACAACGCCAACCAGGTGGACGTCGACAGCTACTGGCTGGTCAACCTGCGCGCCGGCAACGGCTGGCGGATGGGCGGCGATACCGTATTGGCAGGCTACGTGGGAATCCGCAACCTGTTCGACGAAGAGTACTACTCAAACGTACGCATCAACGCCAACAACGACCGCTACTTCGAACCTGCTCCGGACCGCGCGGTCTATGCTGGCGTGGAGCTTGAGTTTTAAGCAAGTATCGAGATATATCTCAACAGACACGAGAACGGCGCCCACCTGGGGCGCCGTTCTCGTACTGCGGTACTGTCTTGCGGAAAGACGATCAGAAGCGGTAGGTCACCTGGGCACCGAAGCCATTGGCGGAGTTGTCGTAGTCCGCCTCATAGGTACCGCGAGTTGGATCTTGTTCAGACAGCTCAGCGCTGGACTCATCCAGGTAGGTGTATGCCACATCTACGGTCAGGTTCTCGACTGGCGTCCAGCCGGCACCCACGGAGTAGATCATGCGATCGCCGGAGGGGACGCGTACGGTACGATCCTCATCACGAATCGGTGATTGGTCGTAGGCAACACCACCGCGGAACACCCACTGCTCATTCATCTGATAGCTGGCACCAAGCGCATACTGCCAGCTGTCCTTGTAGTTCTGGACTTCGTTGATTTCACGAACATCATTCTCGACGTTCAGTTCCTCGAAGCTGCCCCACTTGACCAGCGTGACACCACCCATCAGAGTCCACTGGTCATTGAGTTCATGGGTCACACCCAGATCCCAGCTGGCTGGCAGGCTGATGCCCAGGCTGGCATCCGACTTGGCTGAAGCAGCCCCCACAGGAACGATCGGGCCCAGTACAGGATGGTTGACGGGGTCGCCCTGGCCGCGAACATTCTCGAAACTGGCATCACCCTCAAGGTCATAATCCACCTCGGAGTGATAGGCCAGACCGATGGTGGTGTGCTGCCATGGCTTGTACATCATGCCCCAGGTAAAGCCCCAGGCTTCATCATCGCCCTCGACAACAACTCGACCATCACCTTCTGACCCCGTCGGAGTGAAGGCGCCGGTGGAGTCGTAATATCCCACCGGACCACCGGGCGTACGCGAGCCCAACTTGCCATCGATTCGGTTGTAAGTCACACCGAAACCGGCAGAGAACTGTTCACTGAATTTTACCGAGATGGTCGGCTGTACAGTGGCGACCTTGACCTCACTATAGTCACCGAAATAACGGCCCTGGAAATCGCTCTCGTAGTCAGTGATCAGACCAAAGGGAGCATAGACTCCCAGGCCAAAATGGAGATTGGGATTGATCGGCTGAACAAAGTAGGCAAAGGGAATCGCCTTGTTCGGCACCATGTCACCATCATTGCTTCCGGTCGCGCTACCGGACACATTGTCGATGTCGGTTTCGGGCATAAGATAGGTGACACCACCTGTCACCTGGGCTCGATCAAGGAACGACATGCCCGCCGGGTTGCCATAGACAATAGAAGCATCATTGACAGTAGAGGCACGGCCTGCAAAGGAGGTACCCTGGGCACTGACACTCTGCTCATTCAGCTGAAAAGCACCTGCCATGGCGTGACCTGAAACGGTTGCAGTGGCAACAGCAACTGCGAGTGTCAACGGTTTTAAGTTGTTATGCATCATGTCGGCATCCTGTGTCGGCAAGCTAGTCAGTATTTATGTTCAGGCAACCCTTCTGCATCGAAAACACACCAGCATCTATGCGGACCAGTACATGGTTTTCATGCTCCAAGGCTTGACCGCAGTGTTTGCGATAGCCTTGAAAAGTTCAAGGCCAAACGTTTGTTTGAATAAGAAATATACTCATACTTTGGTCATATAAAATTTTAACGCCTATTATTTCAACAAGTTAAAAACCCTCTTTAGAGCATGCCCGAGTTCATATAACGCCCTTGACCCTTGGGTAACACAAAGGTTTTACACTAACTCCTGTCCAGACTTCCTGAAATCCTGATACGTACTGTTCTGACACATGGCTTTGCCACCGTTTGCCTCTGGGCAGCGGGGCATACCAGGAGCGAATATGAAAGTCAGCGAGCTGGCCCGAGCGGCCCGGGTTACCGCGGAAACGGTGCGCCACTACACCCGTGAGGGACTGCTGTTACCGACCCGCGACCCCGAAAACGGTTACCACATCTATGCCACAGGAGATCTCGAACGCCTGTGCTTCATTCAGCGCGCCCGTCACCTCGGCTTCAGCCTCAACGAAATCGGCGAGATCCTTGAGCACGCCGACCACGGTGACTCGCCTTGCCCACTGGTCCGCGACCTGATTGCTGCTCGTCTACCACAGATTCGCCAGCGGATTCGCGAGCTCGAAGCCCTGGCCTCACGGATGGAACAAGCCATGGAGACCTGGCAGGAAATGCCCGATGGCGTTCCCAACGGTCATAGCCTGTGCCGCCTGATCGAGAGTGTTCCGTTACCATCGAACGAGACAAGGGAGGAAGCGTGAACGCACCTCAGTCCCTGACTAGATACATCCCGTCAATGAGCTGCCAGGGTTGTGTCAAACGCATGCGTGAAGCGATCCAGAGTCATGACAGCGATGCTCGGGTCGAGGGCGAGCCACAGACCCATCATCTGTACGTGGAGTCGCGTCTGGCCGGCGAGAAACTGGATGAGATCCTCTCCTCAGCCGGATACCCCAGCGAGGCCGAGCCTTCCGCCACGTCTGACTGCCCGCTACCCGATCAGGGCGACGATGGAACTGAACCGTCAGCCGATGGGCTTGAGCGTACAGATGCTGCAGACGAGACTCCTCGGAGCGAAGCATCGCCGGCAGAAGCGGAACCGAGCCAGCGCCTGGCCATCCAGGGTATGACCTGCGCCAGTTGCGTTGCCAGTGTCGAGAAGGCCTTGAATCAGGTACCCGGCGTCACCCGCGCCGAGGTCAACTTCGCCTCAAATACTGCACGAGTGCACGGCAAGGCAGATGGCGCTGCGCTGGTCGCTGCGGTAGATGCCATCGGTTACGGTGCGGAGCCGATTGTCGATCTGCGTGAAGCCGAACGGCGTCGCGCCGAGTCCAGTCGCCACGAATATCAGCGCAAGCTGAAAGGCAGCCTGACAGCGCTGGCACTGGCGATCCCGTTGATGGTCATGATGTTCATTCACCATCCTGAGCCGGTGGGTGTCGCGCGCCTCGGTTGGGGGCTGGTGGGACTCGCGACTCTTGCGGTTCTGGCCTTCCCGGGGCGTCACTTCTTCGTCAATGCATGGAAGGCCGGGCGCCATCGTCAGGCCAACATGGATACCCTGATCGCCATCGGTACCGGTAGTGCCTGGCTGTACTCCATGGTGGTGGTGCTTGCCGCCCCCTGGTTACCCGAGGCGGCCCGCGGCTTGTACTTCGAAGCGGCGGCAATGATTGTCGGTCTCGTGTTGCTGGGTAATGCACTGGAACTACGTGCCCGGGGCCGTACCTCGGATGCACTGCACCGCCTGCTCGACCTGCAGAGCAGCACTGCCCGCGTAGTGCGCGATGACCGCGAGCAGGATATACCGATCGACGAGGTCCAGACTGACGAGCTGATCCGTGTTCGGCCTGGTGAGCGCCTGCCGGTCGATGGGGAGGTCGTCGAGGGCAAGAGTTATATCGACGAGTCGATGCTGACCGGCGAGCCACTCGCCGTATCACGCGGACCGGGTGATGATGTCAGCGCCGGCACCGTCAACGGACGTGGCTCACTGCTGTACCGTGCCACACGGGTTGGCGCCGATACCCGGCTGGGCCGGATTACCGAGCAGGTCGCCAATGCCCAGGGCTCGAAGCCGCCGATCGGCAATATGGCCGACCGCATCTCTGCGGTGTTTGTCCCCAGCGTGATGATCATTGCCGTGCTGACTGCTCTGGCATGGTTCCACTTCGGGCCAGAGCCTCGCGTGATCCATATGCTGGTCACGGCGACGACCGTGCTGATCATCGCCTGTCCCTGTGCGCTCGGTCTGGCGACACCGCTATCGACCATGATTGGTGTCGGCAAGGCCGCCGAGCATGGGGTCTTGATTCGCTCCGGAGATGCACTGCAGACCGCCAGCCGTCTGACCACGTTGGTGGTCGACAAGACCGGCACGGTGACCGAAGGCAAGCCGCGTGTCACTGATCAGCGGCTGTTTGGTGACGACTCGGCGTCCCTGCTGAGTCTGGTACATGCTCTTGAGGGCCGTTCCGAGCACCCCCTGGCGATCGCACTGACCCAGCATATCGAAGAACAGTTGGGCGATGCGCTGGCTCAAGCCACCATCGCGGACTTCACCAGTGTCACCGGGCGTGGCGTACGTGCTCAGGATGACCAGGGCCGAGAGTTGGCACTGGGCAATGCTCAGTTGGTGAATGATGTAGGTGCCAGTCTGGACGCTCTGGGTGATGAACGAGATAGCTGGATCAATCAGGCACGTACCGTGGTCTACTTCACCATCGACAGCCAGCTGACAGCGAGCTTTGCCATCGAGGACCCGCTGCGACATGACAGCATCGATGCGATTGCCAGGCTGCGCCGGGATGGACTCAAGGTGGTGATGTTGACCGGTGACAATACGACCACAGCCAATGCCATCGCCAGCCAGGTAGGCATCGATGAGGTGCGTGCCGAATTGACTCCGGATGACAAGCACGCCGAGATCGAACGTCTGCAGCGCCAGGGCGAAGTGGTCGGCATGGTCGGCGATGGCATAAATGATGCTCCCGCCCTCGCCCAGGCCGATGTCGGCTTCGCCATCGGGCAAGGAACCGATGTTGCCATCGAAAGCGCTGGGATCACGCTGATGCGCTCATCGCTTCACGGCATCGTCGACGCTATCGAGATCAGCCGTGCGACCCTCGGCAATATCAAGCAGAATCTGTGGGGCGCGCTGGGTTACAACACGCTGTGTATTCCCATCGCTGCCGGCGTACTTTACCCACTGACTGGCACGCTGCTGTCGCCGATGATCGCCGGTGCCGCCATGTCACTGTCGTCGATCACGGTGGTCAGTAATGCCAACCGCCTGCGCCTGTTCAAGGTTTCGCAGCCATCGACACAGGAAGCCTCGACACCAGCATCAGAGACACAGACCTCAACGACGCGGACCTCAACGACACGGACCTCAACAACACAGGAGGAACGGACATGAGTATTCTGGTGACAGTGGTCGGTCTCGGTCTGATCGGTTTGATCATCTGGTGGTTCTGGCTGGGCTGACCTCAAGTTCTGCCGGTGACGCTCCCGGGTCTATGCTCCCAGGTCTATGCTCTCGGGTCTACGCTACAGGTATGCTGAAGCTATGCTTAAGGAAAGTCATTGCCGGGAGCCTCAGATGCCGCATCTCAACGCCGTCCTCGAAACCGCACTTTATGTGCGCGACATGACCAGAGCCCGGGCCTTTTTCGAGGAAGTACTGGAGCTGAGGCCCTCTACTGCGGACCATCGGATGACCGCCTACGCGGTAGGCCCGAGCGTCCTGCTGCTGTTCATGGAGGGGGGAACCACGGAAACCGTGCAGCTTCCTGATAATCGCGGCAGCATTCCACCGCATGATGGAAATGGCCCTGTGCATATGGCGTTTGCCATCGCTCCGGAAGACCTCGAGCCATGGGAGCGCCGCCTGAATGCCCACGGCGTGAAGATCGAGGGTCGCACTCATTGGCCAAGAGGCGGAGAAAGCCTTTATCTGCGGGACCCGGATGACCATCTACTGGAGTTGGCGACGCCTGGAATCTGGCCCAATTACTGACGGCGCAACTCACCCGGAAGCGACAGCGACATCAGAAACAACAATGGG
This Halomonas huangheensis DNA region includes the following protein-coding sequences:
- a CDS encoding heavy metal translocating P-type ATPase, which produces MSCQGCVKRMREAIQSHDSDARVEGEPQTHHLYVESRLAGEKLDEILSSAGYPSEAEPSATSDCPLPDQGDDGTEPSADGLERTDAADETPRSEASPAEAEPSQRLAIQGMTCASCVASVEKALNQVPGVTRAEVNFASNTARVHGKADGAALVAAVDAIGYGAEPIVDLREAERRRAESSRHEYQRKLKGSLTALALAIPLMVMMFIHHPEPVGVARLGWGLVGLATLAVLAFPGRHFFVNAWKAGRHRQANMDTLIAIGTGSAWLYSMVVVLAAPWLPEAARGLYFEAAAMIVGLVLLGNALELRARGRTSDALHRLLDLQSSTARVVRDDREQDIPIDEVQTDELIRVRPGERLPVDGEVVEGKSYIDESMLTGEPLAVSRGPGDDVSAGTVNGRGSLLYRATRVGADTRLGRITEQVANAQGSKPPIGNMADRISAVFVPSVMIIAVLTALAWFHFGPEPRVIHMLVTATTVLIIACPCALGLATPLSTMIGVGKAAEHGVLIRSGDALQTASRLTTLVVDKTGTVTEGKPRVTDQRLFGDDSASLLSLVHALEGRSEHPLAIALTQHIEEQLGDALAQATIADFTSVTGRGVRAQDDQGRELALGNAQLVNDVGASLDALGDERDSWINQARTVVYFTIDSQLTASFAIEDPLRHDSIDAIARLRRDGLKVVMLTGDNTTTANAIASQVGIDEVRAELTPDDKHAEIERLQRQGEVVGMVGDGINDAPALAQADVGFAIGQGTDVAIESAGITLMRSSLHGIVDAIEISRATLGNIKQNLWGALGYNTLCIPIAAGVLYPLTGTLLSPMIAGAAMSLSSITVVSNANRLRLFKVSQPSTQEASTPASETQTSTTRTSTTRTSTTQEERT
- a CDS encoding VOC family protein, translating into MPHLNAVLETALYVRDMTRARAFFEEVLELRPSTADHRMTAYAVGPSVLLLFMEGGTTETVQLPDNRGSIPPHDGNGPVHMAFAIAPEDLEPWERRLNAHGVKIEGRTHWPRGGESLYLRDPDDHLLELATPGIWPNY